Proteins encoded in a region of the Drosophila busckii strain San Diego stock center, stock number 13000-0081.31 chromosome 2L, ASM1175060v1, whole genome shotgun sequence genome:
- the LOC108596920 gene encoding ABC transporter G family member 21 isoform X3 — MNAKYFPIPGEVLAIMGPSGSGKTTLLDCLSGQRHFDSGHVYLNREPLSKKWRRKIGYVLQEEIFFTQLTLRETVMYTALLRLPESMPRAEKLRLVDHILETLELSSCQQTKFGDYLNRGLSGGEKKRANIACELLTNPLLMLLDEPTSGLDSHSAISLMKVLKRYAQLEQKTIVISVHQPSSQMFHMFDKLLLLHQGRTAYFGEVQHIYRHFEDIGVRIKPHYNPADFVLEQLKSHPDIREKLFIAARESHGNYLNRNCISSQQKSKKQQHSILINDIIDNYYNDHHHHHHHQFEHLHHAATGCEIDEEAAQHLVWCGGDSQSNFSSCASSDCHSYSAGGHAASNDCDDWLAYPTRFHTQFSVLSSRNFKEAKPRMLSKLNWFQTIGLALMAGAIWFQLPRTEEFLHDLQGWMFFSQTYWMLFALFGALNSFPSEREVISKERRSGAYRLSAYYLAKMCAELPLVITLPTVYLMISYPMLGCSSLKLFFLMLIFLLLNTIVAQSVGFFIGACCMDMNVSITLSALYTLATQLFGGYLSSRIPEGLSWIRYTSMIHYAYQNMQILEFREGPAISCGTPSSYEICKQQTTEFIPYEEILKAQNSTSPLWLNTLILMMFFLVFRGLGYAVLRYLRCPKKT; from the exons ATGAACGCGAAATACTTTCCGAT tCCCGGCGAGGTGCTGGCCATAATGGGACCCTCGGGCAGTGGCAAGACCACGCTGCTGGATTGTCTCAGTGGGCAGCGGCATTTTGATAGCGGTCATGTGTATCTGAATCGCGAGCCGCTGTCCAAGAAGTGGCGCCGCAAGATTGGCTATGTGCTGCAAGAGGAAATCTTCTTTACGCAGCTCACACTGAGGGAGACGGTCATGTATACggcgctgctgcgtttgccCGAGTCGATGCCGCGTGCGGAGAAGCTGCGTTTGGTGGATCACATACTGGAGACACTGGAGCTGAGCAGCTGTCAGCAAACCAAGTTCGGTGACTATCTGAATCGTGGCCTAAGCGGTGGCGAAAAGAAACGCGCCAACATTGCCTGCGAGCTGTTAACCAATCCGCTGCTAATGCTGCTAGAT gAGCCCACTTCAGGACTGGACAGCCACTCGGCTATATCGCTAATGAAGGTGCTGAAGCGCTATGCGCAGCTGGAGCAGAAGACAATTGTGATAAGCGTGCATCAGCCGTCGTCGCAAATGTTTCATATGTTcgataagctgctgctgctgcatcaggGACGCACCGCGTACTTTGGTGAGGTGCAGCATATCTACAGACATTTCGAAGATATAGGCGTGCGCATTAAGCCGCATTATAATCCAGCGGATTTTGTTT TGGAGCAGCTGAAATCGCATCCGGACATACGCGAAAAACTTTTCATTGCCGCGCGTGAGTCGCATGGCAACTATTTGAATCGCAATTGCATTAGCAGCCAGCAAAAGtccaagaagcagcagcatagcaTTTTAATCAATGATATCATTGACAACTATTACAACGATCATcaccaccatcatcatcatcagtttGAGCATTTGCATCATGCTGCAACTGGCTGTGAAATTGATGAGGAAGCTGCGCAGCATTTGGTTTGGTGCGGCGGCGATTCGCAATCGAATTTTAGCAGCTGCGCTTCGAGCGATTGTCATTCCTACAGCGCTGGTGGCCACGCTGCGTCCAATGACTGCGATGATTGGTTGGCCTATCCCACGCGCTTTCATACGCAGTTCAGCGTGCTGTCCAGCCGCAACTTCAAGGAGGCCAAGCCGCGCATGCTGTCCAAGCTCAATTGGTTTCAAACCATTGGCTTGGCTTTGATGGCGGGCGCCATTTGGTTTCAGCTGCCGCGCACTGAGGAGTTTCTGCACGATCTGCAGGGCTGGATGTTCTTCTCGCAAACCTATTGGATGCTCTTTGCGCTCTTTGGTGCGCTTAACTCAT TCCCCTCGGAGCGTGAGGTCATTAGCAAGGAGCGACGCTCGGGCGCTTATCGACTGTCGGCTTATTATTTGGCCAAAATGTGTGCCGAGCTGCCGCTGGTCATAACGCTGCCCACAGTCTACCTCATGATTAGCTATCCCATGCTTGGCTGCAGCAG TTTGAAGTTGTTCTTTTTGATGCTCATCTTTTTGCTGTTGAACACGATTGTGGCGCAGAGCGTGGGCTTCTTCATAGGCGCCTGTTGCATGGACATGAATGTGAGCATTACGCTCAGTGCGCTCTATACGCTTGCCACGCAGCTCTTTGGCGGTTATCTATCGTCACGCATTCCGGAAGGTCTCAGCTGGATACGCTACACATCGATGATACACTATGCATACCAGAATATGCAGATACTGGAGTTTCGCGAGGGACCAGCAATTAG ctgtgGCACACCCAGCAGCTATGAGATATGCAAACAGCAGACAACCGAATTCATTCCATATGAGGAAATACTCAAAGCACAAAACTCAACATCACCACTCTGGCTGAATACGCTAATCCTGATGATGTTCTTTCTGGTATTTCGCGGATTGGGCTATGCGGTGCTGCGCTATTTGCGTTGCCCCAAAAAGACGTga
- the LOC108601093 gene encoding facilitated trehalose transporter Tret1, whose translation MSLLQPQTRYQLLATIIVNIITFAHGVGVGWLSPTLTTIQTAQSPLDFQVNIDEVSWLGSMLGLGSLCGNLTIALLLERMGRKFCIYLLAGPYACLWILIYSAENVGYLYAARFLCGFTGGAGYVVVPIYISELANSSIRGALTSMVMLSVNLGILVGYILSSYLPYHVVPFLGILLPIAYFLANLMLPETAPYLLMQSRATAAEASFRYYNNQHGAVESANKADFEQLRAAIEAREAERTSAVSYKDLLTRPALKAMAAATVLSLGYQFSGVFSFINYMSAIFTASGAVLDVNSSTIIIGVVQIVGVYSSTLLVDIIGRRILMLISTLGVALGCFVFGLFTYFAAQSDLSAFNWLPLLLMVLIVYLGNIGLIGIFFVVLVELFPAKIRSVATSISVVFLSLLVFGTLKLFPLLLHHMGISITMWFSAVSALLTFVYFLLFLPETKGKSMVED comes from the exons ATGTCATTGCTGCAGCCGCAGACGCGTTACCAGCTGCTGGCCACTATTATAG TCAACATTATAACCTTTGCACatggcgtgggcgtgggctgGCTGTCGCCCACTCTGACCACAATACAAACGGCGCAATCGCCGCTGGACTTTCAGGTTAATATCGATGAAGTTTCCTGGCTGGGCTCCATGCTGGGTCTGGGCAGTCTATGTGGCAATTTAACAATCGCTTTGCTGTTGGAGCGCATGGGCCgcaagttttgcatttatttgctggcAGGACCTTATGCG TGCCTGTGGATATTGATATATAGCGCTGAGAATGTGGGTTATCTATATGCTGCGCGCTTTCTGTGCGGCTTCACTGGTGGTGCGGGCTATGTGGTGGTGCCAATTTACATTAGCGAACTGGCCAACAGCAG CATACGCGGCGCTTTAACATCGATGGTCATGCTGTCGGTCAACTTGGGCATACTCGTGGGCTATATACTGAGCAGTTATCTGCCGTATCATGTGGTGCCCTTTCTGGGCATACTGCTGCCCATTGCGTATTTTCTGGCCAATCTCATGCTGCCCGAAACGGCGCCGTATCTACTAATGCAAAGTCGCGCAACTGCAGCGGAGGCATCCTTCAGATACTACAACAATCAACATGGCGCTGTGGAGTCGGCCAACAAGGCGGACTTTGAGCAGCTACGCGCGGCCATTGAAGCGCGAGAAGCTGAGCGTACAAGCGCTGTGAGCTACAAGGACTTGC TGACGCGTCCTGCTTTAAAAGCAATGGCCGCGGCTACTGTTTTGTCCTTGGGCTATCAGTTCAGTGGCGTGTTTAGCTTCATTAACTATATGTCGGCCATATTCACTGCGTCTGGTGCGGTGCTGGACGTAAACAGCAGCACCATTATCATAGGCGTAGTGCAAATTGTGGGCGTGTATTCATCCACACTGCTGGTGGACATTATAGGACGTCGCATACTGATGCTGATTTCCACACTGGGCGTGGCCCTGGGCTGCTTTGTTTTCGGCCTGTTTACATATTTCGCGGCGCAAAGTGATTTAAGCGCTTTCAattggctgccgctgctgctgatggtgcTGATTGTTTATCTGGGCAATATCGGGCTAATTGGCATCTTCTTTGTGGTGCTCGTCGAGCTGTTTCCGGCCAAG ATACGCAGCGTGGCAACGTCGATTTCTGTGGTGTTTCTAAGTCTGTTGGTATTTGGCACTTTGAAGCTGTTTCCACTGCTGCTACATCATATGGGCATATCTATAACCATGTGGTTCTCGGCCGTGTCTGCGCTGCTcacatttgtttactttttattgttCTTGCCCGAGACAAAAGGCAAATCTATGGTCGAGGACTGA
- the LOC117135054 gene encoding facilitated trehalose transporter Tret1-like yields the protein MTAIFENSNCLLSRRNRYQFLATLLVNFATFSHGLGMGWMSPVMLALQTENSPLDFDVLVEQLSWIGSLLGIGSVIGNLLAGCLQARFGRKPVMYALIVPYVCFWLLSYYAQSVEYLYLARLLAGVTGGAGYIVFPIYISEISDANIRGRLSSLIMLSVNIGVLAGYILSHNVAYALAPFWAIPFPICYFISNLFLPETPHYLIMKRKFAAAEKSFRFYKNIDAADKAAMWEFEDIKHKLTSEQGQQRSCSTQDFVTPAALKAYATAAVLIICNQFTGTSCFTTYMANIFAVSHTTLDVNMCTIIIGVVQIVGTYTATLLCDRCGRKILLLCSTLGASISLGIFGVYVYLAKDYDLSAVGWLPLLLLSLDVFVCNIGLVGVFFVQMVELMPSKIRSVVISIVVVLLSCMVFVTLKIFPICMDRFGVEYTMWGCSSVGLFGFIYFGLFLTETKGKALLD from the exons ATGACTGCGATATTTGAGAATTCCAATTGCCTGTTGAGCAGGCGCAATCGCTATCAGTTCCTTGCAACGCTGCTAG TAAACTTTGCTACTTTCTCGCATGGCCTGGGCATGGGCTGGATGTCGCCAGTGATGCTGGCACTGCAAACTGAGAACTCCCCGCTCGACTTTGATGTGCTGGTCGAGCAGTTATCCTGGATAGGCTCTCTACTGGGCATTGGCAGCGTCATAGGCAACTTGCTAGCGGGCTGCCTGCAAGCGCGCTTCGGTCGCAAGCCAGTGATGTACGCTCTCATTGTGCCCTATGTG TGCTTCTGGCTGTTGTCCTACTACGCTCAAAGCGTTGAGTATTTATACCTGGCGCGTCTTTTGGCTGGCGTTACAGGCGGTGCTGGCTACATAGTATTCCCCATTTATATCAGCGAAATTTCAGACGCCAA cattCGCGGTCGCCTCAGCTCCTTGATAATGCTATCGGTTAATATAGGCGTGCTGGCTGGCTATATACTAAGCCACAATGTAGCCTATGCATTGGCGCCTTTCTGGGCCATACCCTTTCCCATTTGCTACTTCATCAGCAATCTCTTTCTGCCCGAGACGCCGCATTATCTTATCATGAAGCgcaagtttgctgctgctgaaaagtCCTTTAGATTCTATAAAAACATTGACGCTGCGGACAAAGCTGCCATGTGGGAATTCGAGGATATTAAGCACAAGCTGACAAGCGAACAAGGTCAACAAAGGTCCTGCAGCACACAGGACTTTG TGACGCCTGCGGCGCTTAAGGCTTATGCCACAGCCGCTGTGCTCATCATTTGCAATCAGTTCACTGGCACTTCATGCTTCACCACCTACATGGCCAACATCTTTGCGGTGTCGCACACCACGCTGGACGTCAATATGTGCACCATTATCATAGGCGTAGTGCAAATTGTAGGCACCTATACGGCCACTTTACTATGCGATAGATGTGGCCGCAAGATTCTTTTGCTGTGCAGCACGTTGGGCGCCAGCATTAGCCTGGGCATATTTGGCGTCTATGTGTATTTGGCCAAGGACTATGATCTATCAGCGGTGGGctggctgccactgctgctgctgtcgctggaCGTGTTTGTGTGCAACATTGGACTGGTGGGCGTGTTCTTTGTGCAGATGGTGGAGCTGATGCCAAGCAAG ATACGCTCTGTGGTTATATCCATTGTTGTGGTGCTGCTCAGTTGCATGGTGTTTGTTACGCTGAAAATCTTTCCAATTTGCATGGACCGCTTTGGCGTGGAGTATACGATGTGGGGCTGCTCGAGTGTGGGCCTGTTTGGCTTCATTTACTTTGGCTTATTTCTGACAGAGACCAAGGGCAAAGCGCTGCTCGACTAG
- the LOC108607951 gene encoding facilitated trehalose transporter Tret1 — MAAVLQNSSSLLNQRNRYQLLATFLVNIATFAHGIGIGWMSPVMRVLQTADSPLDFDVFVEQLSWIGSLLGIGAAIGNVLAGCMQDRIGRKFVMLALTFPHVCFWLFSYFAQSVEYLYVARLLAGITGGAGYIVFPIFISEIADTNIRGRLGSMIMLSVNMGVLAGYILSTYVAYFTAMFWVLPFPIGYFICNLFLPETPHYLISKRKFAAAEKSFRFYKNIGAADKAAMWEFEDIKHKLTTDQSLQQKSSSYKDFVTPAALSAYATATVLIITNQFTGTFCFTTYMANIFAVSHTTLDVNMCTIILGVVQIVGTYITTLLCDRCGRKILLLISSLGASVSLCIFGLYVYLAQQYDLSSVGWLPLLLLSLDVFLCNIGLVGVFFVQVVELMPAKIRSVAVSAVVVALSSAVFVSLKIFPICMDTFGVAYTMWGCSFVGLFGFVYFLLFLKETKGKSLLDA, encoded by the exons ATGGCGGCTGTTTTACAGAATTCCAGCTCGCTGCTTAACCAGCGTAATCGTTATCAGCTTTTGGCCACGTTTCTAG TGAACATTGCAACGTTTGCTcatggcattggcattggctggATGTCGCCAGTGATGCGCGTGCTGCAAACTGCGGACTCGCCACTGGACTTTGATGTGTTTGTGGAGCAGCTGTCCTGGATTGGCTCCTTGCTGGGCATTGGCGCTGCTATAGGCAATGTGCTGGCTGGCTGTATGCAGGATCGCATTGGGCGCAAGTTTGTTATGTTGGCTCTAACCTTTCCACATGTG TGCTTCTGGCTGTTTTCCTACTTTGCACAAAGCGTGGAGTATTTATATGTAGCTCGTTTGCTAGCTGGCATTACAGGCGGCGCTGGCTATATAGTCTTTCCCATATTTATAAGCGAAATTGCAGACACCAA CATTCGCGGTCGTCTGGGCTCCATGATTATGTTGTCGGTCAACATGGGCGTCCTGGCTGGCTATATATTGTCCACCTATGTGGCTTACTTTACTGCAATGTTTTGGGTGCTACCCTTTCCCATTGGCTACTTTATCTGCAATCTCTTTCTGCCCGAGACGCCGCATTATCTGATTAGCAAGCgcaagtttgctgctgctgaaaagtCCTTTAGATTCTATAAAAACATTGGTGCAGCCGACAAAGCTGCCATGTGGGAATTTGAGGATATTAAGCACAAGCTAACAACAGATCAAAGCTTGCAGCAAAAGTCCAGCAGCTACAAGGATTTCG TTACGCCTGCTGCTTTGAGTGCATACGCCACAGCTACAGTGTTGATTATAACAAATCAGTTCACTGGCACCTTTTGCTTCACCACCTACATGGCGAACATCTTTGCGGTGTCGCACACTACGCTGGACGTTAATATGTGCACCATAATCCTGGGCGTAGTGCAAATCGTTGGCACTTACATCACAACATTGCTGTGCGACAGATGCGGCCGCAAGATTCTGTTATTGATCTCCTCGCTGGGCGCGAGTGTGAGTCTCTGCATCTTTGGCTTGTATGTGTATCTGGCGCAGCAGTATGACTTGTCGTCAGTGGGCTGGttgcctttgttgctgctatcgCTGGATGTTTTCCTATGCAATATTGGACTGGTGGGGGTGTTCTTTGTGCAGGTTGTGGAGCTGATGCCGGCAAAA ATACGCTCGGTGGCCGTTTCAgctgtggttgttgctttgaGCAGCGCTGTGTTTGTGTCGCTTAAGATATTTCCCATATGCATGGATACATTTGGCGTGGCCTACACCATGTGGGGCTGCTCCTTTGTGGGCTTGTTTGGCTTTGTGTATTTCTTGCTGTTTCTCAAAGAGACCAAAGGCAAATCGCTGCTGGATGcttag
- the LOC108607617 gene encoding facilitated trehalose transporter Tret1, whose product MLKKLLQRTDCLLNERQRYQFFATVLINLISIAHGIGVGWLSPILRKLQSADSPLEFSLSIAEISWVGSALGMGAVTGNIFMGVALNRIGARLGLLFIAIPHSCLWILVYFAQSMEYLFVGRFLAGISSGGMYIVHPIFLSEISDAKVRGTFGSMVMLSVNIGILLGYILGTHLAYHVIPLVVLIFPLSYFISTLFFIRDSPMHLIRKRKFAAAEQSFRYYKNIKDIASSAMLEFEHMKHTLTSAAKQLDKPTLQDFFTKAALKAYGIAFVLLIVNQFSGLFAMVNYMSDIFAASGSTLNPDNCTIFIGVVQILGTYGTTLLCDIWGRKILLVVSSAGVVFSLSALGLFTYFAARYDLSDWSWLPLLCMSLYIFLGNIGLIGCFFVVLVELFPVKIRAQAASIAIVICSCFVFVMLNILPLCMANWGLPATMWSCAAITAFGFVFFVCCLNETKGKSMLED is encoded by the exons ATGCTtaagaagctgctgcagcgtacCGACTGTTTGCTAAATGAAAGGCAACGCTATCAATTCTTTGCCACTGTGCTCA TTAATCTCATATCTATAGCACATGGCATAGGCGTAGGTTGGCTCTCCCCCATTTTGCGTAAGCTGCAGTCTGCAGACAGCCCGCTGGAATTTTCATTAAGTATTGCGGAAATATCCTGGGTGGGCTCTGCTCTGGGCATGGGCGCTGTAACTGGCAATATATTCATGGGCGTGGCACTCAATCGCATTGGCGCCAGACTGGGACTGCTATTCATAGCAATTCCACACTCA TGCTTGTGGATTTTGGTTTACTTTGCTCAAAGCATggaatatttgtttgttggacGCTTTCTCGCTGGCATTTCAAGCGGTGGCATGTACATTGTTCATCCCATATTTCTAAGCGAAATTTCAGATGCCAA AGTACGCGGCACATTTGGTTCGATGGTCATGCTTTCCGTCAATATAGGCATACTCCTGGGCTATATACTGGGCACTCATCTGGCCTATCATGTTATACCGCTTGTGGTGCTCATCTTTCCTTTGAGCTACTTCATATCCACGCTTTTCTTTATACGCGACTCGCCCATGCATTTGATACGCAAGCGCAAGTTTGCAGCTGCCGAGCAGTCCTTTCGATATTATAAGAACATAAAGGATATTGCCAGTTCGGCTATGCTGGAGTTTGAGCATATGAAGCATACGCTTACCAGTGCAGCAAAGCAGCTGGACAAGCCCACGCTCCAGGACTTTT TTACTAAAGCTGCGCTTAAGGCCTACGGCATAGCCTTTGTGCTGCTTATAGTGAATCAGTTCAGTGGACTCTTCGCTATGGTCAACTATATGTCGGATATATTTGCTGCATCGGGCAGCACTTTGAATCCAGATAACTGCACTATTTTCATAGGCGTGGTGCAAATTCTGGGCACATACGGAACCACACTACTCTGTGATATATGGGGACGCAAGATATTGCTGGTGGTTAGCTCAGCGGGCGTCGTCTTCAGTCTAAGTGCTTTGGGTCTGTTCACTTACTTTGCTGCGCGTTATGATCTAAGCGACTGGAGCTGGTTGCCGCTGCTTTGCATGtcgctttatatatttttaggcaACATAGGTCTAATTGGCTGTTTCTTTGTTGTGCTAGTGGAGCTATTTCCAGTTAAG ATACGCGCACAGGCTGCATCTATAGCAATTGTtatatgcagctgctttgtCTTTGTTATGCTCAATATATTGCCTTTGTGCATGGCTAATTGGGGTCTGCCCGCCACCATGTGGTCCTGTGCAGCAATCACAGCCTttggttttgtatttttcgtTTGCTGCCTCAACGAAACCAAAGGCAAGTCCATGCTGGAAGACTAA